The DNA segment CATAAAAATCAAGCtaagcaaaacctcaagcaattgTACAAGAAATCAAAACCAATAAGCAACAAATGATCTCATGAGGAAGTTGTTGCGGCTCACGAGGGCCATAATACCTAAGTTAGGTTCGTGTATCCCTCAATCAGATTTGAGATGAGTAATCTGAGATGAATCAGGAAATCCTTtgcattattttaaaaaatatgtttaatttgCCATTCAGATCTGATTGAATCGGACGAAGATACTTAACCTGTTATCCCAATGGGTCATCCATATCCAAATGTGTCCTTAACGATGAACCTTTTGATtcatgaaagaaaagaaaaaggctaATACAACACATAGTAGTCTCAACAGAACCCACAGACATTTTGGTTACAAGAGGTAAATTAACATTCTTGCTGCCATTTTTGGGTGCACAACCAATAACAAGATAACAATACACGATACATAACCACCATCGGCAAAATCATACTAGCTGGAAACACATTTCATGAAACCCTATCTGTTCCAGCAAACCCTAGCTGGAAACACATTTCATGAAAAATGACTCTGTTTAACATTGGGGTTAGTACACCTGACAAGCATCTTCAATAATCGCAGACCTTGAACACCCTAACACTTTGATCCGCTCCGCAAGATGCAAGTTCCGTGGCCCTTGAATCACCAGCGCATCGCTCCCTCCAAGCTAAACGGAGCACCGTCGAAACATGGCACAGGACAGGATCAAATCGAATCGAAAGAACAGCACTAAATGCTGATGGCTCTGAGTCACGACCAGCGGCGGTTTTTCCAGCGGAGACACTCCAAAGTTCGATGAGACCATCATCCATGCCAACAGCAAGAATTCCAGAGTTAATGGAGCGTTCACGGCCCACCCAAGCTAAAGCTGTAACACTATCATGGAACTGGGGCAAGATAGAAAGCTGCTTGACAGAAGAGGAACCGTCAACAGCCCAGATTTTGACAGTCTTATCCCTTGACCCTGTTGCAAATTCATGGCCGAATGGGTTCCATGCACACGCCCATATTATTCTTTTGTGTGCCTCCTGCTTGGCGATCAGATGATGACTGGCTTCCCCTAATTCACAGAAGGATAAAATCATCTTTTCAGCAAAACATATTATAAGGTTCACCTGAATGAGGTTACTAACAAGTCATAAATATAAGAGACTATTTCAAATAAAGATTAAGGAACCAGAGCCAAGTGGAGATTCTTCAAATTAAATCACAATCTCCGGTAAAAAATTCTAGTATATGATTAACATCAGATTTCAGAGAAACATTCGAATACTAAAAAGATAAATATGAATcacattatgataatgataagatTTTCTTTTGGTAACAGTGACAGACAGTAATTGGTTAAGAAGCCCACAAAAGTCTATTGTGATCAATTGAGTAGCATATGTTGCCTTCCTATATAGTCATTAAAATCGCATAAAAGGCAGCTCAGAATGTTTGTATGTTTGTATGTGTATAAAGACAGATTTCTAATAATAATCAAGAAACAAAATCTACCATGTATATACAGATGTTTATATGTGTTTACTGTTATCATATAATCTACACTGAAATGCATAAAATATGTCTCAGATGCGAAAAGAAAGATTAAATAGTCCTCCGTGGTGCTTATGCATTCATCAACAGGCCCAAACTATTTCACTTTTCCAATTAGGTATGTAATAGACCATACTTCTAATTTACTCCAAACAGGCTCAAGGGTTGGCCATCATTACAAACCATATAAACTATGAAATGGTTTTCAAGGAAAACTTTTATGTTCTGTAAATGCAATTACTGGTTATTCAGGTAATCAATGTGGTTTACTCAGCTTTCCTTTGTGCCAGTATTTTAACAGCACAACAGTCTATTCATGGTTCCAAACTTATTGGTGATGACTAAAATAAGGGTTGCacagtaatcacatcaaatatttaagttatgaatttattttctttccttacttgttattataatttaaggaaatcttaatctacttccttgtttgttgatatgaattaaggaaataactattaagtattccaaatatgataatatcatatttgttagtatattaaatgaaaataatttatattaaataaatacgaaaattaaaataaatttcccttaatagaggctcatctcctcctatttaaagggagggatttctctccttcattcctcacctagtcgagcttgacagcgggaggaacgaggagttacaccctgttgacaagaggtaggtttccctatctttcttaaatttaaaagttttagtttttattttgattctttaaatgttaaaagttttatagtttgaaaaatatgtatcaattctttaaatgtcaaactttttgtattaaaataattagttaaagttttcataatattttttgacccatgattaatatttttattgtagagttaaatatgttaaaaatgtatttgttttatatgatatttcttgtattacagtttatctttaatcttatctggattaaaatcttgttagattagaatatgttatctaaattcctttttgatattctttgatctgaaatttaaaatatattattctaaatgatttaaaatatgactagaatatattgaaattttatatgtgttgaaaacatgatttttatttgaatttagaaggctatttccttgtattaaaacttatctcccaatccctcttttaatgtcttatgatttatagtcaaatttagaatgttatttccttatattaaagcttttctccttgtctatcttttaatgcattattatgtttttatttatattgttaatgggtatatgctatgatatgaaattgaatattaattggaatgaaatttctcacaggccaggcccaacccacgggtcaagccttggcccgtaggctaccccaGCCCAACTATTATGGGCGGTCatatgcgacgcacatgactagtccatgggccagggctaggtcagttttgtgtaatgcatgctcaatcatgtataatgcacatgaccagtagatggactggctcaatctagcccaatgttattgttgaacttgagcccaaatgttgattgaactaaactagacttgattagtctagatcaattcagggtgattccgaattgattgacttattcaagttagtttaacctaaattgaacttaatctagtctaaattatactagtctagggtggttccagaccagttcaataaggattagagatcagttcagttaggctctagtaaatcaagttcaattgaatcgattaaactagagttcaagtcaattgagggctaatttatattacttgatattgatgatatttgaaagagacattttaaatatgttatttcatcccgaaatggacatgatcaatatgagattatattattttcctactgAGAGCAGGtacggcgattcccttcggggattagcgggccgtcagacgtggcgactggacggttcctccatccgctgttgggaggaacgtgtccccactttggcgggcgtgggacaccactccatccgctgttgggagtgtgatatgagtttgcctccatccgctgttgggagaacacaaactcatcccgtagggtaaagcctcttcatccgctgttggggaaGTGCTCCTTCggatatttgatatacgccaatgggatgattgattgaattttgatcatgtatatattttgagttgacttttggggttcctactcagcgttgctgaattttcgttgtttttgattttcagagcagcctccctctagtactaaatcagattccagtggagagcgcacCTTCCTCTACcgttaggtagagccacttggatgattcttgaagttaacatcatcatgtttacttttctatttatgattcgatgaataaacggattgtaataaatgaattgtaataaatgtttatgaatgatgaataaagtgatgtttatctatttgacctaaatgtgtggaaagattaaataaaaaaaaaaaaatccaggatgtgacatgcGCTTACTGCAGCACCATGAGATGTAACCGAGCACCTTCTGACAAGAACTCACATCTGGTACAACATGGCATGGTATGTACAAACACTTAATACAAGAAATAAGATGCCTCACATATCATTAACCTTGGTCAATGAGCAATATTTTAAAGGGTCAACGTCAACTCTCAATGTTTGGATATAAGACAATTTGGTTTTATAGCTGACATGCTCTAATGTCAATATTGAAATACTTATATCCAATGTTTAGCTATAAGACAGATTGAAAAAAGCAAACATCTATCTTCATTAATAATCAGAAAAACATACTGGATTTTCCAATTGAGAAGATGGAAAAATGTCGATCCCTTGAAACAGACAAAAGAAATGCATCATCATGAGAGAATTCCAGCTGTGTAACTGTTAAGTTGTGGGATTGTAAGCGACCAACTGGTTTCCAAGATCCAACCTGCCATAGCCATATTTCTGCTACAGTTGCTGACTGCGCCTGCAtgatagaaaagaaaatatatatctttGCTGAAACCGTAAGTATAGACAACTGACAACGGAGTCTGTTAAAAATAACTTATTGAATTTAGTGTCATAAACAAACTTATCATAAACATTGGCATTGTCTTAGATAGAACCTGAGTAAAAGAATTGAATGAAGAAAAAGCTATCAAGCATTAAAATGTCAATTTAAGAGTCATATGTCAAAAGCACGTAGAACTTttgggaaaaaaatattttctaaagaaCAAGTtcaaactattttacttgctaTACAGATGAAAAAACAAACCATTCACAATTTCTAGCTATGTTAAAAGCAACACAGAAGTCGAAAAATACATTGTGATTATGGGGAACGGTATAAAATGCAAGAGGGTTCAAACCATAAAATCAACATTTTTGAGAGGGATAAAGCAAGAAAATGTCATCCAAATCATAATCAAGAACCTTAGAGAAAATGTGGTATGAGGTAGTTAACCTGGCTATGGAGGACCACGAGAATTAAGACTTAATTAACCACTTCCTCTGATGTAGAGTCTTTTTCTTTAGAAAAACATATTCTCTTTTATCCTATCCAAAGCTTTTCAAAGAAATGATTGGTGCAAGGTTCAACATATCGCCCCAATTGGTCTGTACCAGATGGTATTTAATGGTCCAATGAAAAATGAAGGGTGGATTGCCACCATTTAGGCAGTTCGGGACCTATATAGGGGTTACAGCCCGGTAATCTATTAAAACCTGTCTTACTGTCTGATTCAAAATAGTTAATTCGGTCCAAGTATTTAGGGTTAACCCCCCTTCGTACAATGGCCCCACTCTCGTATTTGCCTCCCTCAGTCCACTCATCACCACGAAGTACTCCTCTCCTCAATGGCCTCCTGACCTTCTctcatcttctcctcttccccctcTTATTTTCCTTCtcccctttctctttttcttctccttctcatcCTTCCCCTCTTTTGGTACTATGGTACATACCGATGTATAGTATGTCAGTATTCCAGTACATACCTGACCCATAGCAATACAACCAGGGACTCACACGGGCCCGGTATCCTAGATCTAGACCCATGTATGATTAAAAATGTCATAAATCGATGCGTAACATGCAGTATTACTAGTCCGAGGCTAAACTGACATGCAGAACAGGGTTTTTCACCTGGTTCCATCTGCTATCCAGGTTATTGCCCCAGTCCGGTTCAGTATCAACATCATAAATCGATACGTAACATGCAGTATTACTAGTCCGAGGCTAAACTGACACGCAGAACAGGGTTTTTCACCCAGTTCCATCTGCTATCCAGGTTATTGCCCCAGTCCGGTTCAGTATCCAGGTTACCACTCAGTAATCTGCATGAACAAAGTGGTAAACTCACCCAAAGGACGCTTGAACCAAGTTCGATAGTTGTAGCTATCTTTTAGGTAAGATCTCTCATTCACTCAGTGCTATCTTGTCGCCCCCTACTCACTACATCCCACCTGCTCAATATATCTCTCtgtctcctcatcctcctcctactctttttcttttcctctcccCATATCGCTGTCAACCAATATACTGATGTACCATGTATCATTATATTGGCATGTACCAGACCCATATTGGTCCATCCAAGGTTGGGTATGGGTCTGATAACCAAAATTTGAAGTCATGTTATGTTTTACACTATACTAGCTGATCAAAGATCAGATACATTGATTTTTGGACCAATCTTAAATCAGGTCAGCCAatccaaatcaagatcatttgattttaaaatgataGCTAGATGACTAGTCACACCATAAAACGGAATAATTCAATCGGATTTAACAGTAAGGTTACCCGTGTGGTCTAACCCGAGGGGTAGAGGGACCATGGTGATATTGAATTGAAAGTATTAAGAATCAAATTGACTAAATATTAGTCGATGGATAAAATCAAAACATTGACCCAAACTTCAGGGACCAGTTGTCATTATTCCAAATATTAATAGACAACAAAATGAGCAAACTACAGCTTAATAGGAACAATTTTTCTATATTTGAAAAGATCATATCAGTAACATGAATATACCTTGCATGAAGAAGCAACCAGCTTTCCCTCATGGTCACAGCAAAGAGAGAACAATTCATTTCCATGACCATAAAGTTTGTGAGACTCGGGCCACAATGTATGCCATGATAGTTGCTCCTCAACGGGAGGTTCTGTAAAAACCGTGGGCACCGCATCAGGAACTGTTTCCAGAGAGTCGGAAGCATCACTCTGAAGCCTGCTTGGAGTGTCAGTGTTAGCTGCACATCAACACAATAATATCAGGCACAACTATAACTCAGACatcacaatataaataaaaaaattatacagaCAACACATGAGTACAAAATCCTAGAACAGAAAAACTGGGTAGAAGAAGGCTGAAAGTAATATTCATTACTGTATGCTGGTATGTAGTTGGATACTAAGACTAACAATCAGAAGTAGCAATAATATCATTTACAAAACCAAGGATGCTGGATTGAGTCGATATGCATTTATGATGGTTTGGTCACAGCAactgaaaagaatgaaattgcATGAGGCATAACaatcacaagaaaagaaaatcaGATATTGAAACTTACTAgactataatatacatatatatgtgattGTATTACCTATGGTTCGCCTTATCGGTCCGTACCAATATAGTGATCACCTATCGGCACAGTATAGCTATAACGAGTTATACTGaacgtaccaacacatggtacatgggGGCATGCCGATGTATCACCTGTACCAGTCCCCTGTCAAACTGGTATGTACTACTCGTACTGAGCAATATGTCATGGAATGACGAATCTTGGTATTACCGTAGGCGATTGTCCTAGATCTTACATAGACAATCAAAACCACAAGAAAACAAACCAATATTATGAGCTTCCAAGGAAGCAAAATGCAAAAAATAGTTCATAAATATTCAAAATTTccaatattttgaaaaaaaagataGTCAAATTCCACAAATTGGCGGCCTAACAATAAATAAATTATGCACACCTCTCATAGAAACATTTCTTAGGAATTAAGTGGCACTACTTACAAGCCACAATGTTAGTCAGCTATAGAAATCAGCCCAAATCCAGATATTATTTGGTCACTTATTAGCATGGGTATACCACAATTGATCAGGCAGCCAAACAATGGAACCACAATTTAGCATGGGTATACCAAGTACCAACTATATGGACCAACAATACTATTGACTAAACTCAGGTATATATCACCAAGTGATCAGGAAAAGAACCTCACCATGCATATAAATGGGCTTCTGTGATAATCCAAGAGCAGACATGTTAGCCCCCAAGATCTGTACATCTTCATTAATATCCTCAAAGCAGACGGATTTTTGGACTGCATGCATAAGAGTCTTCAAAAATGATAAAGGAGACTCAAAAACTCTAGCAACTTTTTCATCAGCGCCACTAACAAACCGATGATTTCCAGTCCCTTGTATGATGGCGACACAATTAATATCGTGACCATGAACTTGTGGACGAGCGATTTCATGCCAAGGAGTCCTATCACCGTCGCTATGCCATGGAGCAAAAACCCGAGTAGTCTGCAAATAAAGAATTGACATGACATTAATGAACTAAACAATGATGACTCTTGTAGAACCAGCTAAGCATGCAATTGACACAATGATGACAAAGAACAATCAGAAAGCTACATGATGAGCAAAATTACTAACTTGGTCATGGCTAACAGATAGTAAATATTCACCATTCCTGGCCCATGCAATGTCTGATACAGAGGCAAAATGACCAGAGGGGACCTTTTGTGGCTGCCAATTTTCAAAATCCATGCCAGTGTTTCTCCATAAATGAAAAGATCCACCATATCCATGAGCAAGAATTGATTCACCATCCGGTGCCCAGTGACCACCATAAAAGCCCAAGGCAGAGTGACTTAACTCACCAACAGTCACCACATTTACCCAGATACCAGTGTTTTTCTCAGGTCTCCATATCATCATTGTCTTGTCCATAGATGCTGACAAGATGCTCATCGGTTGGTGAGCTTTACTTCCATTAATAAATGGAGATTGCCACTCAACAGAGTATACCCAATCTTCATGCCCAACAAGCAAAGATTCCAAAGAAACCTGATAACTAGTAGAACCAGCCAAAAACAAAGGGCCTTCAATGTATGATGTCAAGCCAATTCCTTCGTCCTTCTTGTACGGCACCTGAGAATTAGATGAAGAAAGATGCATAACCATCTTCCATATGCGTATGCTTCTGTCCTGAGATGAACTTGCAAGGAGAAGGCTTTCATTTTCACCATCTAAACAAAGAGGTAAAGAAAAGTCCAAACTTCTGATCCAATCTGTATGACCTTTTAGCTCACAAGCACAAATAAACTGAATATGTAAAAATTACATCAGTTATCAATTTGAGTAAAAAATGGAATAAGAAAAAGTGAAAACTCTGGGCAAACTTCACTTACATTCCCTTTATGATCACCAAGGTAAATGTGAATCTTTTGGTCTAGGCCCCCCATTGCTAAAATAACATGCCCTGATTCTCCTGGCAAATCTGCTAAAGACAGTGCAACCATAGGCTTTGAACCCACAGAGAGAGACTCCAAGCAAGAAATTTTGCAATCTCCTATCACATGATCAATGTAAGAACTCAATTAGTCAAAAGATATTGATGAAAACTAAtgaaaaaatcattatttgtaacaaaatccataaaattaaaagcAGCATCCTAGTGCAAAAGGCACCCACCAATGTGGGAGCTAGGGATGGTCAATGTAGCAACCTTGCTCTGGCAAGCAAGCTAAGAGACTTTTTCCAATGACTCTACCCTAGTCATCCAAGTTGCAAAGTCACAACTTTACTAAGGCACCAAGGTAAGCTAAAAATCAACACACTCAGTATCAGTATATTTTCAATAATTCCAGGCCAAAAGAATTACCAATGACACAAAAATACATTATTGCCTACTATGACTTGCTTCCTTTCCCTACCATAGTCTTGCAAGTCAAGATTCTGGGGAAGAGGGCAGTCAGGCAACCAAAGTTGCTTTCACAGATCTGGCCGAACATATTGGCTGCCAAATCAATCAATGAAACTCATCAATCATCATGCATGAAGAGAGTATGTGATGTGCTTTCTTGTTATTATGCATCATATTAAGTTCAATAAACAGTAGAAAAAATTAATTTAGCATAGATATTAACTTACGCAAAGTAGCATATGGAAGAACCAATTCCCATATAACAACAAGGCCATCAGAAGAAGCAGAAGCAAACATTGCTGTAGTATGGGAAATTATCAGGCCACTTAGACATGTAACACCTTTCTTATGCACGTCTGATA comes from the Musa acuminata AAA Group cultivar baxijiao chromosome BXJ2-8, Cavendish_Baxijiao_AAA, whole genome shotgun sequence genome and includes:
- the LOC103995261 gene encoding elongator complex protein 2, yielding MALAVEREFIGAGCNRIVNNVSWGRSGLVAFGAQNAVAIFCPQTAQILTTLPGHKAVVNCTQWLPSSKDAFKVQHAEVHYLLSGSSDGVLIVWEIGLKKREWRSILQVSDVHKKGVTCLSGLIISHTTAMFASASSDGLVVIWELVLPYATLRDCKISCLESLSVGSKPMVALSLADLPGESGHVILAMGGLDQKIHIYLGDHKGNFICACELKGHTDWIRSLDFSLPLCLDGENESLLLASSSQDRSIRIWKMVMHLSSSNSQVPYKKDEGIGLTSYIEGPLFLAGSTSYQVSLESLLVGHEDWVYSVEWQSPFINGSKAHQPMSILSASMDKTMMIWRPEKNTGIWVNVVTVGELSHSALGFYGGHWAPDGESILAHGYGGSFHLWRNTGMDFENWQPQKVPSGHFASVSDIAWARNGEYLLSVSHDQTTRVFAPWHSDGDRTPWHEIARPQVHGHDINCVAIIQGTGNHRFVSGADEKVARVFESPLSFLKTLMHAVQKSVCFEDINEDVQILGANMSALGLSQKPIYMHANTDTPSRLQSDASDSLETVPDAVPTVFTEPPVEEQLSWHTLWPESHKLYGHGNELFSLCCDHEGKLVASSCKAQSATVAEIWLWQVGSWKPVGRLQSHNLTVTQLEFSHDDAFLLSVSRDRHFSIFSIGKSREASHHLIAKQEAHKRIIWACAWNPFGHEFATGSRDKTVKIWAVDGSSSVKQLSILPQFHDSVTALAWVGRERSINSGILAVGMDDGLIELWSVSAGKTAAGRDSEPSAFSAVLSIRFDPVLCHVSTVLRLAWRERCAGDSRATELASCGADQSVRVFKVCDY